CCAGTGTCTGGCGCAGATCCTCCGTAGCCTGATCAATGTTCTGTTGAAGCTCGCCCTGAGCGCTGTAGAGCGCCTTGGCCATGGTATTGATGCCTTGTGCAAGATCATCCATTTCGCGGCTACCCTGAGTGGGCAAGCGGACGTCCAGTTGACCTTCGCTCAGCTTGCGGACCGCATGGTTCACTGCGCTCAAGGGAGCGGTAATGCGTCGGGTCAGGGTGTAGGCCAACAGGCTGGCCAGGCTTAAACCGAACAGGCATAGCAGCAGGGTCGTCAGTAATGTCTGATAACCAAGCAAGCGGGTGTTGCCGTGGCTGAGCTCCAGCTCAAGCCAGCCGAGCAGCTCATCCACCTCGAACACCTGGCTCTGATTGTTCAGTAGCTCCGGGCTGGCCAGCAAGGGCAGCAGAAAACGGCTGCTGTACTGCCCGCTGTGAATCTGCAGCCCGGTGCCCTGACCCAGATGGCTGAGAGTCACCGGCTCATCGGTGGGCTGCATGAGTGGACCGGCATGCTGCAAGCTTTGCATGTCACGGTCATGCAGGCTGACAGCACGCACATCAGTGCGGTTCAGTACACCATCCAGATAGGGCTGAACGGATTCTGGTTCGCCGACCAGCAAGGCCCGTGTAGCAGGGCGCTGCAAATACTCAATGCCAAGCAGGCCGCGCTCCATCAGTTGCTCGTCCAGCTGCTTCAGGTATTGCCAGCTGAAATAGCTGCCGAGACTGAGGACCAGCAGGCCGGCAGGAATCAGAGTGATCAGCAGTATGCGGGCTTTCAAACCGGTATTGTTCATCCGTGTATCCTGAGGGTTACGCCCTGAGCATTAATTATCGGTATCATAGGCGTACTGATATAAAAGCACAGCATGCCACGGATGTAACCGTGGTGGCACAAGCAGGTGGCACATGAACACTGACTTCCCAACCATTGCCGACTTTATCGGCAACACTCCGCTGGTTCGTTTGCAACGGATGCCGGGCAATACCACCAATACCATCCTGGTCAAACTCGAGGGTAACAATCCCGCTGGTTCGGTCAAGGACCGCCCGGCCATGTCGATGATCGAACGGGCCGAGCAACGTGGCCAGATCAAACCCGGTGATACGCTGATCGAGGCAACCTCGGGCAATACCGGTATTGCGCTTGCCATGGCTGCCGCGATCAAGGGTTACCGCATGATTCTGATCATGCCGGACAATATGAGCAGTGAACGCAAGGCGGCGATGAGCGCCTATGGTGCCGAGCTGATTCTGGTCAGCAAAGAGGACAGCATGGAAGGTGCCCGTGATCTGGCGCTCAAGATGCAGAGTGACGGCAAGGGCATCGTTCTGGACCAGTTCGGTAACCTGGATAATCCGGAAGCGCATTATCGCAGTACTGGTCCGGAAATCTGGCGCGATACCCAGGGACGGATTACCCATTTCATCAGTTCCATGGGCACTACAGGGACCATAATGGGTACTTCCCGGTACCTCAAGGAGCAGAACCCGGCGATCGAGATCATCGGCCTGCAACCGGTTGAAGGCGCTGCTATTCCGGGTATCCGGCGCTGGCCAGAAGCCTACCTGCCGAGCATCTTTGACGCCAGCCGGGTGGACCGGGTGGTGGATATGGGACAGCAGGAAGCGGAAGACACCATGCGCCGTCTGGCTCGTGAGGAAGGTATATTTTGTGGTGTTTCATCCGGCGGCTCGGTGGCTGCAGCACTGCGTCTGAGTGCCGAGGTCGAGCACGCGGTGATTGTTGCCATCATCTGTGATCGTGGTGATCGCTACCTGTCTACCGGAATTTACGACCTGCCGGCATGAATAGACCACGCAAGCGTTCACGGCAGTCAAGTGCGCCGGCAGCCGAGATTGGCCAGCGCCTCAAGCTGAGCCTGGAGCGGTTGAGTCATGACGGGCGTGGTATCGGTCACTGGCAGGGCCGCACCGTTTTCGTTGAAGGTGGCCTGCCGGGCGAACATGTCGAGGCGCGGGTGGTACGGGCGCGCAGCAAGCTGGTCGAGGCGCGTCTGGAACGGCTGGAGAATGGCAGTGAGCAGCGTCAGCAGCCGCAATGCCA
This sequence is a window from Halopseudomonas salegens. Protein-coding genes within it:
- the cysM gene encoding cysteine synthase CysM, encoding MNTDFPTIADFIGNTPLVRLQRMPGNTTNTILVKLEGNNPAGSVKDRPAMSMIERAEQRGQIKPGDTLIEATSGNTGIALAMAAAIKGYRMILIMPDNMSSERKAAMSAYGAELILVSKEDSMEGARDLALKMQSDGKGIVLDQFGNLDNPEAHYRSTGPEIWRDTQGRITHFISSMGTTGTIMGTSRYLKEQNPAIEIIGLQPVEGAAIPGIRRWPEAYLPSIFDASRVDRVVDMGQQEAEDTMRRLAREEGIFCGVSSGGSVAAALRLSAEVEHAVIVAIICDRGDRYLSTGIYDLPA